Genomic DNA from Bacteroides zhangwenhongii:
CGATTGGAAATTACACATCGGAGCCAATATAGATTTATCTTTCGGATTCGACAAGTCATTCCGTATTTCACCGGATGTCACTGCACAATACATATTCTCTGATAGTTACATTGTTTATGCAAAAGCAACTGGCGGTAAGAAACTGAATGATTTCCGAAGGCTGGAAAGCCTTTGTCCATACGGAGACTCTTACTTTTCAACAACATCTGCCGAATCAAGCAACCGCCGTCCTTATGACACGTATGAACAACTGAACGCTAGTCTAGGACTGAAAGCCAGCCCCTATCCAGGTATATGGTTCCAACTGTTCGGTGGATACCAGAATTTAAAGAATGACTTGCTTTACTCCTATTCAAGCTTGTCCGATACAAGCATCGGAACAGTAAGTACCATGCTCGCTTTCACACAAATACACACCGATAATGTCTATGTCGGCATAAAATTAACTTATGACTACAAAGATGTACTGTCCCTGTCCGCCCATTACATATACCGCAACTGGAACAGTGACAATAACGAATATCTACTTGCCGTAAAGCCTGAAAATGAAGCATCCATCTCTCTCAACGTACATCCCACCTCTGCACTCCAACTGAATGCCGGTTTTGATTACATCAGCCGCAAGGAGGAAGCAACATCTTTCAATATGTCAGATATTAGCGATCTGCATATCGGAGCCAGCTATAATGTATTCAAAGGAGTATCCATTTATGCGCAAGTACATAACCTGCTGAACAAGAAATATCAATATTATTTGGGCTATCCCGCCGAAGGATTCAACTTCTTAGGAGGACTGAGTTTCCGGTTCTAAGATAAAGGAAAAGAGGGTGTCAAAACGTAATTTGATGAAAGGACAACTTTTAATCTGAAACTTGACTCCCTAAATCAATGATGAAAAGAGCCATATCATTACTCAAAAACAGAGTTTGATATGGCTCTTTTATAATTGTTAGTTACAATCTGTAACTTTTTAGAGTGGTCATTTTAGTTTTGACACCCTCTTTACAAACCAAAACAATCTTCAATTATTTTGTTATCCTTATAACAAATCCACCATAGAAAATATAAATCTGATTGCCTTTGTTTCCGTGCAATATATATCCAAACAAGAGAGCATCCCAATCGTCCTGATATAAAATCAGGATAATTCAGATAAGACACACTAAATTTATAAGAAAAGCCATCAATGATAACTAAATTTTCAAATCACGTATTTCTTCTATTGTCAGACCAGTTACCTGTGAGATAGTATCAAGAGGTATATTCAAAGACTTCATATTTCGTGCCATTTCTTTCTTTTCCTCCTCACGTCCTTTCGCAAGCCCTTCTTCAAGTCCTTCTGCACGACCCTCTGCACGACCCTCTGCACGACCCTCTGCACGACCCTCTGCACGTTCCGTAAATATATTATCTCTCAATATTACAATATTATCCAAATGCCGATAATAAGCTTCAAGTTCGGTTTTCGTCATTTTGTCAAGTTTCAATCGCTCGCGAGCCTCCTCCAGTCCCGGTGCTGTGGCGCTATCGGGGATATCACCTGTATTCAAATAACATATCCATTCTTCCAACGGGCTCTTGGCTACCTGATTGAAATCATTCACTTTCAATATATAATATTCCGGATAAAGTTGACTCACAGCATCTACCTTGAACGTTTGTCTCTGAAAAGGAGTCAACTCCAGCACATCATTCTGATGAATACCTCTGAACTCCGTTTTTCCGTGATAAACTGTATCCTTTCCGCTACCTAATGAAAAATAGACAATATTGATACTATATATTTTACGTACTTTATCATAGCCTTCTCCACGATTAATGTATTCGGTCACCAACTTGGAAGTGCCGAACAGCATACGTTGAAAATAAGCGTACTCATTATTATTCTGAACTTCGATCAGAATAAGCTCTCCCTTAGAGTTTTCGGCAAGCATATCTACCCGATTATACTTGTCAAACTCGTCCTCTTGATTGCTTTCGCTTTCCAACAACTTCTGAATAACAATTTTCTCATTGAGAAGTGTTGTCAAAAAGCCCTCAAGAACTGCAAAATTGGCTTTATTACGCAATAAGCGCTTCATAGCCCAATCGAAACGAATATAATTACTTGCCATAGACTCGTCTCCTTTCTCGTTATCTTTTTTCATGCAAACAAAGGTAAGCAGAAAATGTTTAATATCAAGTATATATATCCAATAAAATGATTTACTATACCTTTATATATACTACCGAACGCCCCACTCCATACTTCTTCAAGACACCTTGTTCGATGAAAGCATTAATATCCTGCAATGCCTGTGTTTTCGTTTTTCCAACGAGCAGGGCATAATCCTGCCGATTAATGCATGGGTGCTCTTTTAGAAACCTTTCTAACCGTTGCAGGCACTTTTCCTCTGGCAACGGATTTTTCACACGAAAGGGTGAATGATAACGCTGTAATTCAAGACCACTCTCAATATCCTTCTTAAATTGGCGATTCACACGAAAATTAATATCTTTCAGAGATATAGACGGCGAACGCAATTCTTTTGCCTCCTTCACCTTCTTGTCAACACCCAACGAAAGGCTAAAATAACCGATATCCCCTAATTCAATAGAGAATCCTTTTAAAAGCAAATGCCTCAATTCTTTTGATATAGCCTCTATGATACCCACCACCTGCGCATGGGGCATATGCTGAAGCGTAGTCACTTGTTCTACAAATTCTTCGGCTGTATAACTTCCCTTCAACACTACACGTGCATGTAAAGGCAACTCTTCTCCATTCTTGTCCGGATTCGGAGTTTCATAAAGATCATAATTCACGCTCATTACCAACAAGTCTTTAATTAAAGAAAGGCTATTTCGCTCTTCCTATATATTATTTATTCAGTCTACTATCCTATTTTCGTTTGACAGTTGTCAAGTGATAGATTTACATCTGTTGAACTATCGCTTGACAACTGTCAAACGAAAACCCACTTAGTAACGTGACAAATATACGTAGAATATATAGCATTTATCCATACTAACTAATATATAATTTCATCTAGCAACCAATTTGGAACACTCGTCAATAACGGAATAAACAAGCAATCTTAAAATTCCCTCAGAGCATAAATCTTAAGATTTTATTAAATTCTCCTTATAATATAAGGTAAGGAGAATCTTTTTTTTTACTTTTGTCCCCAAATATTATGGTACAAGCCATTCTAAAAGAAAGAATTATGCAGAAAAACCTTGTCATTGTCGAGTCTCCGGCAAAAGCAAAAACGATCGAGAAGTTTCTTGGGAAAGATTTCAAGGTCCTTTCAAGTTATGGACATATACGCGATCTGAAGAAAAAAGAATTCAGCATTGACGTAAAGAAGGACTTCAAACCCGACTACGAAATTCCGGCAGACAAAAAGGCTCTGGTTAGTACACTGAAAGCAGAAGCAAAAAGCGCAGAAACCGTATGGCTCGCATCCGATGAGGACCGCGAGGGGGAGGCTATTGCCTGGCATCTGTACGAAGTCTTAAAACTAAAACCTGAAAACACCAAACGAATCGTATTTCATGAAATTACAAAGAGCGCAATCTTAAAAGCGATCGAACAACCACGCGATATTGATCTCAACCTCGTAAATGCACAACAGGCACGACGGATTCTGGACCGTATCGTAGGTTTCGAACTTTCACCTGTACTTTGGAGAAAAGTAAAACCGGCCCTCTCTGCCGGACGTGTTCAGTCGGTTGCTGTTCGTCTGATTGTAGAGCGTGAACGTGAAATACATGCCTTCAAGACAGAAGCCGCTTATCGCGTCACCGCCATATTCCTCGTTCCAGACACAGATGGCAAGTCGGTGGAGATGAAAGCGGAACTGACACGTCGCATCAAGACGAAAGAAGAAGCAAAAGCTTTCCTCGAAGCTTGTCAGGGAGCCACTTTTACAATCGAAGATATCACTACCCGTCCGGTAAAGAAAACACCTCCTGCACCGTTCACCACTTCTACATTGCAACAGGAAGCTGCACGTAAATTGGGATACACCGTTGCGCAGACCATGATGCTTGCACAACGCCTGTACGAATCGGGATTTATCACTTATATGCGTACAGACTCTGTCAACCTTTCGGATTTTGCAACAATAGGAAGCAAAGAGGCTATCATTAAAATGATGGGAGAAAACTACGTACATCCCCGTCACTTTGAGACAAAGACCAAAGGTGCACAGGAAGCTCATGAGGCTATCCGCCCTACCTATATGGAAAACCAATCCATCGAAGGGTCAGCACAGGAAAAGAAATTGTACGACTTGATATGGAAACGTACCATCGCTTCCCAGATGGCAGATGCGGAGCTGGAAAAGACAACTGCTACAATCAGCATAAGCGGTAACAAAGATGTATTCACAGCTACCGGCGAAGTGATCAAGTTCGACGGATTCCTGCATGTATACCGTGAGTCCTACGATGATGACAATGAACAGGAAGATGAAAGCCGCTTATTACCTCCTTTGAAAAAAGGCCAGCGACTGGAATACGGCCCTATCATCGCAACCGAACGGTTCACTCAACGCCCGCCACGCTACACGGAAGCAAGTCTTGTGCGCAAACTGGAAGAATTGGGTATCGGACGTCCGTCTACGTACGCTCCGACAATTTCTACTATCCAACAACGTGAATATGTGGAGAAAGGAAACAAAGATGGGGAAGAACGCCTGTTCAACGTATTAACCCTGAGAGAAAATCAGATTAAAGACGAAAATCATACTGAAATAACCGGTGCGGAAAAAGCGAAATTATTTCCTACGGACACAGGTATCGTAGTCAATGATTTCCTCACTGAATATTTCCCGAACATTCTGGATTACAACTTCACAGCCAGTGTAGAAAAGGAATTTGACGAAATTGCAGAAGGAGAAGCGCAATGGACTTCCATCATGAAAACTTTTTATGATAAGTTCCACCCGTCTGTAGAAAACACTCTGGCTATCAAGACTGAACATAAGGTAGGAGAACGCATATTGGGCGAAGATCCGGTAAGTGGCAAACCTGTTTCAGTTAAGATTGGACGTTTCGGTCCTGTCGCACAGATCGGCACGGCAGATGATGAAGAAAAGCCTCGCTTTGCGCAAATGAAGAAAGGGCAGTCTATGGAAACCATTACATTGGAAGAGGCACTGGAATTGTTCAAATTACCCCGTACATTAGGCGAATACGAAGGAAAAACAGTAAGTGTGGGTGTGGGGCGTTTCGGTCCTTATGTTTTACATAACAAGGTATATGTATCTCTGCCGAAAGCAGCCGATCCGATGACCATCACTTTGGAAGAAGCGGAGCAACTAATTCTGGAAAAACGCCAGAAGGAGATGGAACGTCACCTCAAGAAGTTTGAAGAAGAACCGGAACTTGAAATTCTGAACGGACGTTACGGACCTTATATCACTTACAAAGGTTCCAACTATAAGATTCCCAAAGATATTGTTCCACAGGATTTGACATTGAAAAGTTGCTTGGAACTAATCAAGGCACAGAACGAAAAAGAGCCTGGTACAACCAAGAAAAAGAAAACGGCTCCAAAGAAAAAATAAACGGAAAAAAGGTGTTGCAATGATTATCAGAGCAACACCTTTTTCCGTTTATAACATATTGTTCAAGAGAATATTACATTCTGGCAGGAACTTCAATACCCAGCAGTCCCATTCCTAAACGAACGACTTTAGCCACATTGGCAGAAAGAGCGATACGGAATACTTTCACCGCTTCATTCTCTTCACGTAAAATGCTGAAGTCATGATAGAACTGATTATATTCTTTCACCAAATCGTATGTATAGTTGGCAATAATAGACGGGCTGTAATCTTCACCGGCCTGCTTCACAACGGCTGCAAAATCAGCTACCATCTGAATCAGTCCTTCTTCCTTTTCACTCAATTCGATTCCTGCCGGGATTTGTTCGGGAACAACAATGCCGGATTCGGCCGCTTTCCGCAGAACCGATTGGATACGCGCGTAGGTATATTGTATGAACGGTCCTGTATTACCATTGAAATCAATGGATTCTTTCGGATTGAATGTCATATTCTTACGGGCATCAACCTTGAGAATAAAGTATTTCAAAGCACCCAGCCCCACAATACGGGCGATATCATCCGCTTCTTCCTGTGTCAAGCCATCCAACTTGCCAAGTTCCTGTGAAGTTTCTTTAGCGGTAGCGATCATCTCTTCCATCAAATCGTCGGCATCCACTACTGTACCCTCACGGGATTTCATCTTACCTTCCGGCAATTCCACCATTCCGTAAGAGAAATGCACCAGACTCTTTCCCCACTCAAAACCCAATTTATCGAGCAAGATAGAAAGTACCTGGAAGTGATAATTCTGCTCATTACCCACAACGTAAATCATCTTGTCAATCGGATAATCAGCGAAACGAAGTTTGGCCGTACCAATATCCTGCGTCATGTAGACAGAAGTTCCGTCACCACGAAGAAGCAGTTTGTGATCCAATCCTTCGGCAGTCAGGTCCGCCCATACTGAACCATCTTCTTTCTTGAAGAAGAAACCCTTCTCGAGCCCTTCCATCACCTTCTCTTTTCCTTCGAGGTAAGTATTGGATTCATAATATATCTTGTCGAAGCCGACACCCATCATCTTGTAAGTCTCATCAAATCCTGCATATACCCAGTTGTTCATCATCTCCCACAATCCGCGTACTTCCGGGTCACCGGCTTCCCACTTCACCAACATCTCACGGGCTTCCTGCATCAACGGAGATTCCGCTTCGGCTTTCGCCTTCGCTTCTTCATCGTTCATCCCCTGAGCTGTAAATTGAGCCATCAGTTCCTTCACTTCGGCTTTATAATGCTTATCGAAAGATACATAGTAGTCACCCACTAGATGATCGCCCTTCTTGCCCGAAGTCTCAGGTGTTTCACCGTTTCCGTATTTCTTCCATGCCAACATGGATTTACAGATATGGATACCACGGTCGTTTACAATATTGGTTTTAACCACCTTATTGCCGTTCGCAGCCACAATGTTAGCCAATGCGTTACCTAAAAGGTTATTGCGCACATGTCCCAAGTGAAGCGGTTTGTTCGTATTCGGAGAAGAATACTCAATCATCACCAATGGAGAAGTCTCGGTAGCCTGCACCAACCCGTACTGTTCATCGGCTTGAATCTCATTGAGCAACTCAATCCATGTAGCCGACGCAATAGTCAGGTTCAAGAACCCTTTTATCACATTAAAAGCAGCTACAGCCGGTTCGTTGGCTTTCAGATACTCACCGATCTCCTGGGCTGTCTGCTCCGGTCCTTTTCTTGACATTTTCAGGAAAGGGAACACGACCAGAGTCAGATGTCCTTCAAATTCTTTCTTCGTTTTTTGCAACTGCACCATCTTTTCAGGGACTTCCTGACCGTAGAGTGCTTTGAGTCCGTTGATGACGGACGCTACAAGTTTATCTTCTATCTTCATATTTACAATTATTTTCTGCGTACAAAGATACAGGATAATTTATAAAGGTTGCTCTTCTGAAGAAGAATTATTCTTCGCACCACGCTGATATATAGAAGGTGAGACTCCGAATTGCATCTTAAAACGTCTGCTAAAATAGAACGGATCATCGATACCTACCCGATAGGAAACCTCAGCCACTGTCAAATTTTCACCGGAAAGCAACAGTTCCGCAGCCTTTTTCATACGGATGATACGCAAGTATTCGTTAGGAGCATAACCGGTTACCCCTCGTATTTTCTTGTAAAATGCGGTACGCCCCATCTTCATTAGTGAAGCAAATTCATCAATAGTCAGTTCCGGTCGGGAAAGATGTTTCTCCAAAACAAGATTCAGACGATCGGCAAATTCCTTATCCCTGTCTGTAGAACAGACTGCCGGACGCATAATTCCCGGCTCATTCAAGTACTTCTCACGCAGCTTGTCACGCTGTTCGATCAATTGGAATACACGTGCCAACAGTAACTTAATGCTGAACGGTTTAGGAATATAAGCATCCGCACCGGACTCTATACCTTCCAGATATTTCTCCGGCGAACTCAAAGCAGTCAGCAGAATAATGGGAATATGACTCGTATCAAAGTCCGACTTCAACTTCTTTGTGACCTCAAAGCCTGTCATTCCTGGCATTAGAACATCGCAGATAATCAGATCTGCATCATAGGAACGTGCCTTCTCGAAACCGGATGTACCGTCGGCAGCCACTTCTACTTCAAAATAAGCCCCGATCTCCTCTTTCAAGAACTGGCGGATATCATTATCATCCTCTATTATCAATATCTTCCGTTTATTCAACGGATTTTCTACTTTCCCAAACTCCTGCAGTTCACGTTCTTCCTCCCCGAAATCGTTCCCCCCTGCCCAATGGACATCATGTGCATTGGCTTCTCTCAGCAACGCATTATTCGCAACAAGAAAATCTTTTTCTTCATAGACTGATTTGTCCGTCGGAACAGAGACAGTGAATACAGAGCCACCACCCTCGTTATCCGCATACTTGATTGTTCCCTTATGAACCTGCACCAATTCATGAGTCAGATGTAGTCCTACACCGATACTGTCGCCAGAGAAACTGCTTTGCATAAAACGTTTGAACAACTCAGCCTGTTTTTCTTTAGGTATTCCAACTCCGGTATCCGAAACCTGTATCTGTAGCATTTTCTTCACTTCATCCACAGTGACGGATAAAACAATACACCCATTGGAAGGAGTATATTTAAAGGCATTCGACAACAGGTTATAAGTCACCTTATCCAGATTTCCCTTATCAATAAACATCTTATAGGAAGGAACAGAAGGATTAAACCGGAAATCCATCTTCTTCTGTTCGGCTATATCACCAAAACTCAGGAAAATCTCATAAAGAAAAGCTACCACATCTGTCTCTTCCAACGACAAAGCCAATTTATTATTCTGCATTTTGCGGAATTCCAATAATTGATTAATCAGCCTCAACATACGCTGCGTACTCTTATCCATCGTCTTTAAAGGATGCACCAATTCTTTAGGGATATCACTGATACGCTGTATCCGTTCCAACGCACCTTGAATCAACGTAAGCGGAGTGCGGAACTCATGAGAAATATTTGTAAAAAAGACCAGTTTGTACTCAGTCAACTGTTTCTCCACACTGATACGATTTCGCAAACGGCTGAAATTACGGACAACCCGGTAAGTAAAGTACAGAGCGACCATGACCAACAAAGCATAACAGAGGAAAGCCCATCCTGTTTTCCAGAACGGAGGCTTGATCACAATAGTCAGAGTTGTCTCCTTATCATTCCAAATACCAGCCTCATTGCAAGACTTCACATGCAGGATATACGTTCCGGGATTCAGATATTTATAGGAAGCAAAATTAAGTGAGGAAGGAGCACTCCATTCCTTGTCGTAGTTTTCAAGCCAATACATATATTTAGCCTGTCCGCTATCAGAATAATCGAAGGTAGAGAAGTCTATCAGGAAAGAATTCTGAAAATATTTAAGTTCCATTCTGTCGGAGTAAGCCAGCGAATGTGTTAATGGAGAGTCCGTAGTTCCGGGAACTACTTGAATCCCATTGACATATAAATCCGTAAGAACCACCGGCAAGAAGGATTCATTGCTTTTTATCTGCTCGGGATCAATAATAGTCAGTCCGTAATTCGTACCGAACAGCAATCTGCCATCCGCCCCCACGTATGCACAATTCTCACTATATACATTACTCAATGTATACGAAGAGAAGAAGTAGTTGTCGAACGACTTCGTATCCGGATCAAACTTGGAGATTCCATATTCAGTTGCAATCCAGAGTTTTCCATGCTTATCCTCCAGAATGGACTGGACTACATTATTGACCAGCCCTTCATTTACTCCATAATGTTCATATCTCAGTACATTATAGTTATCTTCCGGTTGGCAGAGATTAAGCCCCATCCCCGAAGTTCCGGTCCATATCCGTCCCTTACTATCTTGAAAAATACATTTTATCTCATTACTACAAAACTTTCCGTTCGTATGGCTGAACCAATGATAATTTTCAGGGTCGGCAATTAAAGAATCCGGATGGAAGATACAAATCCCCTCACTAGTTCCCATCCATATCATCCCATTCTTATCTTCCTGAAATGCACGGACCATCTGTACCCCATATCTCCCCTGAAAAAAATGCCGGAACTTATAGGTACCCTCCGAAGCAGGCTCCGCCAGATCAAGCCCGCCCCCAAATGTCCCGATCCACATCCGGTCCTTAGCATCCCGACAAATAGCAAATATATTATTGTTGGATAGTGTCGTAAGATCCAGCTTATCATGCCTATACCAATCCTCTCCTATCTTCAGTCCTTCGCCACGTGTTCCCATCCAAAGCTTTCCTCCGGCATCCTTCTCCATCGCATAAATGTTCGATTGGTAATAGGTTTTATCCATCTTCCGGTTGAAATACGCATCATAAGTAAAAAGACCACCTTTACGAGTAGTAATTCCGATATCACCATTCGGCATTTCCTCTATCATACGTATAGCATTAGAACGGTCGAACAGCTCCGGACTTTCCGGATAAATACGGGTAGTCCCTTCATTCAAAACCGAAATGCGGGCTACTCCCGAATATTCGGAACTCACCCATATTCCTCCTGCCCGGTCCTCCATAACAAACAACAGGAAATCAGAATTGATATAACTGTTTTCAGTAATACCTGCTGCAAAATGTTCCAGCTTGTCTTCAATAGGATCATAAGCAAACAGCCCGTTTCCATAAGTCGAGATCCAAATGATTCCTCGAGAATCATGAACAATATGATAGCGTTCAAAATCAATATGGTCGAGTTTATCCTCCGGTATAAACTGAAAAGATTTCACTTTACCGGTGGCTGCGGAAATGTAATGAACACATCCCGTGCGGTTATAAATCCAGTAGTCTCCACGATTGTCACAAATCACTTCTCCTTTTTTTATATCCAAATGAGTGTCAGGAGTCAACGTATATTTTACGAGATCATAATTATACACCCCCGTACTGGTAAGTATCACCCATTTATCTTTAATACGAAAATCATCCGTAAGAGACATCTTTCCGGCAACCGCAGAAAGTGCAGCTTGTTTCAGCAGTTCCTGAGTCTTTTCCTGATAAGAATAAATATCTCCATTTTCTGTAAGGAAATAAACTCTATCCCCATTAGCCAGCATAGAGACAAAATGTAAGGCACGGTCTACGATCTTAACCTCACCGTCTACGACCAAAGCCAACCCCCGTTTCGTGCCGATCCAAATACGTCCGTCATTATCCTCGCGTACAAAGTTCACCCGATTATCCGGTAAGTTTCCCGCTTCCGTCTTAAATACAGTAGAAGTCAATATCCCCTCTTCTTGATGTATAACTCTTCTAACTCCGTTATCCGGATGCCACAACCAGACATCTCCACAAGAAGCCAGGAATAGTTTCGAATAATTCCGGTCCTGATCCTCCGGTTCCATATATTCTACAAAACACGCCTTCTGCAGATCATAGCAGCTATACAGACGAACAGTAGTTCCCATCCACAGAAAACCATGTTTATCTTCGGTGATATTAAAGATCCGGTTATCTGCCAACGATGGCTTCCCATCATTTCCCGGTTGGAAAGTCAGAAAAGAATTACCGTCATAGCGGCTTAATCCGTTCAATGTGCCAAGCCACAAGAAGCCTTTGCTATCCTGGTACATATACCGTACGGAGTTACTGGGCAATCCATCACTCGTTTTCATCTGGCGGGAACGTAATTCAATACCCGCATAGGTATTAAGAACAGAGATTAGAAACAAAATAAAAGCGAACAGGAATCTTTTCTTCATCATAGATTTCAAGATTAATAATAAATGTCTAACAAAAATAGCGAAGAATTTTGGAATAATAAAATTAGTCCGAACCGGAAATAAAACAAATCCATATTCCCCGGTCCAGACTATCCCAATTATCAAACAACCTAAAAACCTCTATATCCACCCTTTCCTGTATATCCAAACAATACCTATAATCTTTAAATTGAGCTTATTTATACACATTTATAAAGTCATTAGCCAGTTTTCCAGATCCTCCATCATTTCAGCACGTTGAGCAAATGGTCTTTTGTTGTATCCCCAACCATGCTTCCCGCTACTGTAAATATGCATTTCCGAAGCAATTCCCAACCTTCTCAATGCCTTGTGATAATTCTCCGAGTGAATAGGTTTCACACTTTGATCGTCACCTGACAGTGCAATAAATGCACCCGGAGTTCTTTTATCTACCTGTAACTCATTACTATATCTTTTCACCAGTTTCTCATCCGGATTTTCTCCCAGAAATTGCTTCTTTGATCCCTTATGCGCATTTTTTTCTTCCATTGTAATTACCGGATAAAGAAGAATTTGAAAAGCCGGGCGCAATTTGGCTGAAGCGTGGGTGGCAATAGTAGAGGCTAAATGCCCGCCTGCGGATGACCCCATTACTCCGATACTATCCGGAATAATATTCCATTCTTCAGCATGTGCTCTAATATAACGCATTGCTTCACAAGCATCCGAGACAGGTACTTCCGGATTGCCATTCGGCATCCTATATTTCAATACGATTGCTGCCATATTCCGTTTATTAAAGTATAAAGCCCAGTCGTACCCCTCATCTTTCATTGCCAAGTGATCATATCCACCTCCGGGACAAATTAGAATTGCTTTTACCGGTTTCTTCGAGACAGGAAGAAAAACTCTGATAGAAGGTTTATAATTATGCTTTTTATCATCGTACCCTTCCGTTTCTTTACCATTCGAATTAGGTAATCCTTGCTCCCATAAGTCAATATCAAATGGCGGTTGTGCAACGGTTACGTTCGCGGAAGAAACCCGCAGCATT
This window encodes:
- a CDS encoding Rpn family recombination-promoting nuclease/putative transposase; translation: MKKDNEKGDESMASNYIRFDWAMKRLLRNKANFAVLEGFLTTLLNEKIVIQKLLESESNQEDEFDKYNRVDMLAENSKGELILIEVQNNNEYAYFQRMLFGTSKLVTEYINRGEGYDKVRKIYSINIVYFSLGSGKDTVYHGKTEFRGIHQNDVLELTPFQRQTFKVDAVSQLYPEYYILKVNDFNQVAKSPLEEWICYLNTGDIPDSATAPGLEEARERLKLDKMTKTELEAYYRHLDNIVILRDNIFTERAEGRAEGRAEGRAEGRAEGLEEGLAKGREEEKKEMARNMKSLNIPLDTISQVTGLTIEEIRDLKI
- a CDS encoding HU family DNA-binding protein, with product MSVNYDLYETPNPDKNGEELPLHARVVLKGSYTAEEFVEQVTTLQHMPHAQVVGIIEAISKELRHLLLKGFSIELGDIGYFSLSLGVDKKVKEAKELRSPSISLKDINFRVNRQFKKDIESGLELQRYHSPFRVKNPLPEEKCLQRLERFLKEHPCINRQDYALLVGKTKTQALQDINAFIEQGVLKKYGVGRSVVYIKV
- the topA gene encoding type I DNA topoisomerase translates to MQKNLVIVESPAKAKTIEKFLGKDFKVLSSYGHIRDLKKKEFSIDVKKDFKPDYEIPADKKALVSTLKAEAKSAETVWLASDEDREGEAIAWHLYEVLKLKPENTKRIVFHEITKSAILKAIEQPRDIDLNLVNAQQARRILDRIVGFELSPVLWRKVKPALSAGRVQSVAVRLIVEREREIHAFKTEAAYRVTAIFLVPDTDGKSVEMKAELTRRIKTKEEAKAFLEACQGATFTIEDITTRPVKKTPPAPFTTSTLQQEAARKLGYTVAQTMMLAQRLYESGFITYMRTDSVNLSDFATIGSKEAIIKMMGENYVHPRHFETKTKGAQEAHEAIRPTYMENQSIEGSAQEKKLYDLIWKRTIASQMADAELEKTTATISISGNKDVFTATGEVIKFDGFLHVYRESYDDDNEQEDESRLLPPLKKGQRLEYGPIIATERFTQRPPRYTEASLVRKLEELGIGRPSTYAPTISTIQQREYVEKGNKDGEERLFNVLTLRENQIKDENHTEITGAEKAKLFPTDTGIVVNDFLTEYFPNILDYNFTASVEKEFDEIAEGEAQWTSIMKTFYDKFHPSVENTLAIKTEHKVGERILGEDPVSGKPVSVKIGRFGPVAQIGTADDEEKPRFAQMKKGQSMETITLEEALELFKLPRTLGEYEGKTVSVGVGRFGPYVLHNKVYVSLPKAADPMTITLEEAEQLILEKRQKEMERHLKKFEEEPELEILNGRYGPYITYKGSNYKIPKDIVPQDLTLKSCLELIKAQNEKEPGTTKKKKTAPKKK
- the argS gene encoding arginine--tRNA ligase; protein product: MKIEDKLVASVINGLKALYGQEVPEKMVQLQKTKKEFEGHLTLVVFPFLKMSRKGPEQTAQEIGEYLKANEPAVAAFNVIKGFLNLTIASATWIELLNEIQADEQYGLVQATETSPLVMIEYSSPNTNKPLHLGHVRNNLLGNALANIVAANGNKVVKTNIVNDRGIHICKSMLAWKKYGNGETPETSGKKGDHLVGDYYVSFDKHYKAEVKELMAQFTAQGMNDEEAKAKAEAESPLMQEAREMLVKWEAGDPEVRGLWEMMNNWVYAGFDETYKMMGVGFDKIYYESNTYLEGKEKVMEGLEKGFFFKKEDGSVWADLTAEGLDHKLLLRGDGTSVYMTQDIGTAKLRFADYPIDKMIYVVGNEQNYHFQVLSILLDKLGFEWGKSLVHFSYGMVELPEGKMKSREGTVVDADDLMEEMIATAKETSQELGKLDGLTQEEADDIARIVGLGALKYFILKVDARKNMTFNPKESIDFNGNTGPFIQYTYARIQSVLRKAAESGIVVPEQIPAGIELSEKEEGLIQMVADFAAVVKQAGEDYSPSIIANYTYDLVKEYNQFYHDFSILREENEAVKVFRIALSANVAKVVRLGMGLLGIEVPARM